A window from Flavobacterium sp. 83 encodes these proteins:
- a CDS encoding DnaJ C-terminal domain-containing protein, whose product MAFIDYYKILEVDKKATEADIKKAYRKMARKYHPDLNPNDKEAERKFKEINEANEVLSHAENRKKYDEYGENWQHAEQYEQAKQQGQYSRGGQQEGFGGFSGGGDFSDFFESMFGGRASGGENRGRSAQFKGQDFSTELHLNLKDVYTSHKRTLTINGKNIRITIPAGVENGQQIKISGLGGEGSGGGPKGDLYITFAIENHTNFKLDKHNLYSTVDLNLYTALLGGDITADTFDGKVKLTVKPGTQNGTKVKLKGKGFPIYKKEGEFGDLYLTYQIQIPTNLTEKEKELFTELAKLRKT is encoded by the coding sequence ATGGCATTTATAGACTATTACAAAATCCTTGAAGTGGATAAAAAAGCAACGGAAGCTGATATAAAAAAAGCATATCGCAAAATGGCTCGAAAATACCATCCCGACTTAAATCCAAACGATAAAGAAGCGGAAAGAAAATTTAAGGAAATCAATGAAGCCAACGAAGTGTTGAGCCACGCGGAAAATCGCAAAAAATATGATGAATACGGTGAAAACTGGCAGCATGCTGAACAATATGAACAAGCAAAACAGCAAGGACAGTATTCAAGAGGCGGACAACAAGAAGGTTTTGGAGGATTTAGCGGTGGTGGTGATTTTTCGGATTTCTTTGAATCTATGTTTGGCGGTCGTGCATCAGGAGGTGAAAATCGTGGTCGTAGCGCCCAATTTAAAGGACAGGATTTTAGTACTGAATTGCATCTGAATCTAAAAGATGTTTACACTAGCCATAAACGAACCTTAACAATCAATGGTAAAAACATCCGAATTACAATTCCTGCCGGTGTTGAAAATGGACAACAGATAAAAATAAGCGGTCTTGGAGGAGAAGGATCCGGTGGCGGACCAAAAGGGGATTTATATATCACTTTCGCTATTGAAAACCACACTAATTTTAAGCTGGATAAACACAACTTATACTCCACTGTTGATTTAAATTTATATACCGCCCTATTGGGTGGAGACATTACCGCAGACACATTTGACGGAAAAGTAAAACTTACGGTAAAACCCGGGACTCAAAACGGAACCAAAGTAAAGCTAAAAGGAAAAGGATTTCCCATTTATAAAAAAGAAGGAGAATTTGGAGATTTGTACCTTACCTATCAAATTCAAATTCCCACAAACCTTACCGAAAAAGAAAAAGAATTATTTACAGAACTTGCTAAGTTAAGAAAGACATGA
- a CDS encoding DUF2061 domain-containing protein, producing the protein MIEKLLPHKTRAEETIRRSILKTVSYRAIILILDFISIYLFTRQIKIALGFMIISNIYTSVAYFFHERIWDTIKWGKTSLKS; encoded by the coding sequence ATGATAGAAAAACTTCTTCCCCACAAAACGCGTGCTGAAGAAACAATTAGAAGATCAATTCTAAAAACAGTCAGTTACAGAGCGATTATTTTGATTCTTGATTTTATCTCTATTTATTTATTTACCAGACAAATAAAAATAGCACTCGGTTTTATGATTATAAGTAACATTTATACATCAGTTGCTTATTTTTTCCATGAGAGGATTTGGGATACAATAAAATGGGGAAAAACGAGCCTAAAAAGTTAA
- a CDS encoding universal stress protein, whose product MKKIIIAVDNDPTSEKIALNGFQLGLQLKAEIALLSVVDLTSLITDGAVTPKEFADFAINDYKKNQQMLVETVFKDHKVWTFVEEGIPYEVILKVAKEWDADVIVLGTHGRTGFSHLIMGSVAEKIIRHSEIPIFIIPIKS is encoded by the coding sequence ATGAAAAAAATAATAATCGCAGTTGACAATGATCCCACTTCAGAAAAAATTGCTTTGAATGGTTTTCAACTTGGTCTTCAACTAAAGGCAGAAATTGCGTTGTTGAGCGTTGTTGACTTGACATCACTTATTACGGATGGTGCAGTAACTCCTAAAGAGTTTGCAGACTTCGCCATAAATGATTACAAAAAAAACCAACAAATGCTTGTTGAAACCGTGTTTAAGGATCATAAGGTTTGGACTTTTGTAGAAGAAGGAATACCTTATGAAGTGATTTTGAAAGTGGCCAAAGAATGGGATGCTGATGTAATTGTTTTGGGTACACATGGCAGAACCGGATTTTCGCATTTAATTATGGGCAGCGTCGCTGAAAAAATAATCCGTCATTCTGAAATACCAATATTTATAATACCAATTAAGTCATGA
- a CDS encoding DinB family protein, whose protein sequence is MKSNTQLFIELWHEARTRFTNQLEHFTENDLKKKLAPSPNSLGFLIRHIGDVELLFAKNIFGNSEIKVIAKTVIAQKDTGEWTNLDELKEYVAFSFKSLQSIVEKQSETDWETTITTKEFGTKTKAEAFGRILSHTTYHSGQMAIINKYGTIQF, encoded by the coding sequence ATGAAATCAAATACGCAATTATTTATTGAACTTTGGCATGAAGCCCGAACTCGATTTACAAATCAATTGGAACATTTCACTGAAAATGATTTGAAAAAGAAATTAGCCCCATCTCCTAACAGTCTTGGCTTTTTAATACGCCATATTGGAGATGTAGAATTACTTTTTGCAAAAAATATCTTTGGCAACAGCGAAATAAAAGTTATTGCCAAAACTGTAATTGCGCAAAAAGATACTGGTGAATGGACTAATCTGGATGAATTAAAGGAATATGTTGCATTTTCATTTAAAAGTTTACAATCCATTGTGGAAAAACAATCAGAAACAGATTGGGAAACAACCATAACTACAAAAGAATTTGGTACCAAGACAAAAGCAGAAGCCTTTGGAAGAATTCTATCACATACAACTTACCATTCCGGACAAATGGCTATCATAAATAAATATGGCACTATCCAATTCTAA